The Quercus robur chromosome 7, dhQueRobu3.1, whole genome shotgun sequence genome has a segment encoding these proteins:
- the LOC126691238 gene encoding uncharacterized protein LOC126691238, whose amino-acid sequence MAGDPSKYNQNLYCTYHQEPGHTTDDCRNMKNHLDRLVREGKLRHLLHHPVGWQEQSNIETRQSTLRPPIGTINVILVAPGRTGSNPFRVMSVGRLPVEADDRESKRARAMATPLIGFSDEDKLGTLQPHDDALVVTLRIRGHDVKRVLVDQGSAVEVMYPDLYKGLNLKP is encoded by the coding sequence ATGGCAGGTGACCCCTCGAAATATAACCAGAATCTGTATTGCACATATCACCAAGAGCCGGGTCACACCACCGATGATTGCAGGAATATGAAAAACCACTTGGACCGGCTTGTCCGAGAGGGGAAGTTGAGGCATCTATTACATCACCCTGTGGGATGGCAGGAACAATCAAACATCGAAACCAGGCAAAGCAcattgaggccacccattggcacaataaatgtcatcCTCGTTGCACCAGGAAGGACCGGTTCCAATCctttcagagtaatgtcagtgggcAGGCTCCCGGTTGAAGCTGACGACAGGGAATCCAAGAGGGCTAGAGCGATGGCCACGCCCTTAatcggattctcggatgaggacaaATTGGGAACCCttcaacctcacgacgatgccctaGTCGTCACGCTCAGAATTCGGGGTCACGACGTAAAGAGGGTGCTAGTTGACCAAGGCAGCGCTGTGGAAGTAATGTATCCCGACTTGTATAAGGGATTGAACCTGAAGCCATAG